A window of the Euwallacea fornicatus isolate EFF26 chromosome 15, ASM4011564v1, whole genome shotgun sequence genome harbors these coding sequences:
- the Nubpl gene encoding iron-sulfur cluster transfer protein NUBPL: MLVNKLNYAAKTFEIKLRSILPINLKLFSSEVSSHREKLMKRGLPKQKPIDGVKSIVLVSSGKGGVGKSTIASNIAAGIKFIYPEKNVGLLDADIFGPTIPSMMNLNDRPFLTEKNLMEPLVNYGIKCMSFGFLIEEGSPVIWRGLMVMQALEKLMRQVDWGEIDYLIIDTPPGTGDTHLSLVQNLPINGVVLVTIPQSAALEVTKRGALMYKKLSIPIIGLVENMNIVKCPSCSKDISVFGEGTQTLADELNIEILEKLPLEPSISAAGNRGVPIVLDSNNDQAVSFKNLAKKVVNFLSLSESENIG, encoded by the exons atgttggtAAATAAACTAAACTACGCTGcgaaaacttttgaaataaaattaagatcaATCCTGCCCATCAATTTGAAACTCTTTTCAAGTGAAGTGAGTTCTCATCGAGAAAAACTTATGAAACGCGGTTTACCGAAGCAAAAGCCCATTGATGGTGTTAAGTCTATTGTTTTAGTGTCTTCTGGTAAAGGAGGTGTGGGCAAATCAACCATTGCAA GCAATATTGCTGctggaattaaatttatttatccaGAGAAAAATGTAGGCTTGCTAGATGCAGATATTTTCGGTCCTACCATACCTTCAATGATGAATCTGAATGACAGGCCGTTCCTGACTGAGAAAAACCTTATGGAACCACTGGTTAACTATGGCATCAAATg CATGTCATTTGGGTTCCTCATTGAGGAAGGTTCTCCAGTAATTTGGAGAGGTCTAATGGTCATGCAGGCTTTGGAAAAACTAATGAGGCAAGTCGATTGGGGAGAAATCGATTACTTAATAATTGACACACCTCCAGGAACTGGAGATACACATCTGAGTTTAGTACAAAACCTACCAATAAATG GAGTAGTTTTGGTAACCATTCCTCAATCGGCAGCGCTTGAGGTCACAAAAAGGGGAGCTCTTATGTATAAGAAATTAAGTATTCCCATAATAGGATTAgttgaaaatatgaatataGTAAAGTGCCCTTCATGCTCAAaggatatttcagtttttggaGAGGGAACTCAGACACTGGCAGATGagttaaatattgaaattttagagAAACTCCCTTTGGAACCAAGTATATCAGCAGCAGGGAATAGAGGAGTTCCTATTGTATTAGATTCAAATAACGACCAGGCAgtgtcttttaaaaatttagccaaaaaagttgtgaattttcTTAGTTTAAGTGAAAGTGAGAATATAggctga
- the LOC136343630 gene encoding E3 ubiquitin-protein ligase RNF181-like yields the protein MADYFSEMGWQELGENQQPNHLRHLLLLFRDYRMFDELRALNGHKLPPAASKAAVEALENHIIRETGVQCPVCLKEYEEGEAAKKLPCKHSFHPECILPWLGKTNSCPLCRYELPTDDEDYEEERKEKERAKEREADIENLHNSMFS from the exons ATGGCAgattatttttccgaaatggGGTGGCAGGAATTGGGTGAAAACCAGCAGCCCAATCATCTGCGACACTTACTACTTTTATTCAGGGACTATCGTATGTTCGATGAGTTAAGGGCTTTAAATGGGCACAAGCTGCCTCCTGCAGCTTCCAAGGCAGCTGTCGAAGCCTTGGAAAACCATATCATAAGAGAAACTG GTGTCCAGTGTCCGGTTTGCCTGAAGGAGTATGAAGAGGGTGAAGCAGCAAAGAAACTCCCTTGCAAACATTCCTTTCATCCAGAATGTATTTTGCCATGGCTCGGGAAG ACCAATTCGTGTCCTCTATGCAGATATGAGCTCCCTACTGATGATGAGGATTATGAAGAAGAGAGGAAGGAGAAAGAGAGGGCAAAGGAAAGGGAGGCCGATATTGAGAACTTGCATAATAGCATGTTTTCGTAG
- the Surf4 gene encoding surfeit locus protein 4 homolog, translating to MSTQNEYISKAEDIADQVQRKLKHILPTLARLCLISTFFEDGIRMYVQWNEQREYMNMSWGCGYFLATLFVLINLVFQLGGCIMVLIRFRVPIACGVLFFIVFLQTLAYSILWDLQFLFRNLALGGGLLLVLAEGKGEAKSLFAGVPSLGDNKPKQYLKLTGRVLLAFMFITLIRFELSFLQIVLDLVGSALMVLVTIGYKTKLSALLLVLLLTTLNFYHNAWWNIPEYKPLRDFLKYDFFQTLSVIGGLLMIVYLGPGGVSMDEHKKKW from the exons ATGAGTACTCAAAAcgaatatatttcaaaagcCGAGGATATAGCCGATCAG GTCCAAAGAAAACTAAAACACATTTTACCAACACTAGCCCGTCTTTGCCTAATATCTACCTTTTTTGAAGATGGAATTCGCATGTACGTTCAATGGAATGAACAGAGAGAATACATGAATATGTCATGGGGCTGTGGCTACTTTTTAGCAACTCTTTTTGTACTGATTAATTTAGTTTTCCAGTTAGGAGGATGCATAATGGTTCTAATAAGGTTCAGAGTTCCCATAGCATGTggggttttatttttcatagtGTTTTTGCAG ACATTGGCATATAGCATTCTTTGGGACTTGCAGTTCCTGTTTAGAAACTTAGCCTTAGGGGGGGGACTACTACTGGTTTTAGCAGAAGGCAAGGGCGAAGCCAAAAGTCTCTTTGCAGGGGTTCCCTCCCTTGGTGACAACAAACCAAAACAGTATTTGAAGCTCACTGGGAGAGTACTTTTAGCTTTCATGTTCATCACATTAATTAGGTTTGAACTCAGCTTTCTCCAG ATTGTCCTGGACCTTGTAGGGTCAGCTCTAATGGTTTTAGTTACCATCGGATATAAAACCAAACTTTCAGCATTACTTTTGGTACTGCTTTTGACAACTTTAAATTTCTACCACAATGCATGGTGGAATATACCAGAATACAAGCCCTTAAGGGACTTTTTAAAATACGACTTTTTTCAG actTTGTCAGTAATAGGAGGTTTGCTGATGATTGTTTATTTGGGGCCTGGTGGTGTGTCTATGGATGAGCACAAGAAGAAATGGTAA